The segment ATTGTTTCCACGGCAAGAGCCGGGGCTGACGGGGAAAGGGGAACGCGATGTTCTGGAGCCCCGAAATCGAGTCCATGGACCGGGCCCGCCTCGGCCGTCTCCAATTGGAGCGGCTGAAGCGGTCGGTCGAAACCGCCGCCCGGTCGCCGTTCTACTCCCGGGCTTTCGCCGACGCCGGAGTGAAGGCGGACGATATCCGAGGCCTGGAAGACGTGCGTCGTCTTCCTTTCACCACCAAGCAGGATCTCCGCGACGGTTACCCCGCGGGAATGCTGGCGTGTCCCCGGGACAAGGTGGTGAGAATGCACGCCTCCTCGGGAACCACCGGCCAGGCGACGGTGATCTACCACACCCGCGAAGATCTCGACGCCTGGACCGACCTCGTCACCCGCGGGCTGGTCATGGCCGGATGCACGGAATCCGACGTCTTCCAGAACATGATGACCTACGGGCTTTTCACCGGCGGTCTCGGGCTTCACTACGGGGCCGAGCGCCTGGGGATGATGACCATCCCCATCGGGGGCGGAAACACCCACCGCCAGCTCCAGTTCTTCCGGGATTTCGGCACCACGGTCATCCACATCACCCCCAGCTACGCCCTCCACGTCATCGACGTCATCCGCGACGCCGGTCTATCCCCGGACGGTTTCGATCTCCGCGTCCTGATCTTCGGAGGGGAACCCTACTCGGAGTCGACCCGGGACAAGCTGGAGGAGGCTTACGGGGTGACCGCCTTCAACTGTTACGGTCTCTCCGAGCTGAACGGCCCCGGCGTGGCCTTCGAATGCCGCCGCAGTCCGGGCATGCATGTCTGGGAAGACAATTTCCTGGTCGAAGTCGTCAACCCCGAAACCCTCGAACCGGTTCCCTTCGGAGAAATCGGGGAAGTGGTCCTGACCAACCTCAACCGGACGGCGATGCCCCTCATCCGGTACCGGACGCGGGACCTGGCCGCGCTCTTCGAGGAGACCGGGTGCCCCTGCGGACGGGGGTTCCGGCGGCTTTCGCGGATCACCGGACGCACCGACGACATGCTCATCATCCGCGGCGTCAACGTCTTTCCCAGCCAGATCGAGCATATCCTCATGGAAGCTCCGGAGGTGGGGAACAACTACGAGATCGTTCTTTCCCGGGAGGACAACCTGGACCGGATCAAGGTCAGGGTGGAGATCTGCGCCGAAGCCTTTCACGGCGATCTGAGCGAACTGCGCGCGCTCCGGCACCGGCTTCAACACGCGCTCCGGGAGGAAGTCATGGTCAACGTCGAAGCGGATCTGCTCGAACCCGGGACGCTGCCCCCCGTGATCGGGAAAGCCAAACGGGTCATCGACAACCGATGTTTATAGGAGGAAACGGATGCCGCAGGAAGTCTCGGTCTTCATGGAAAACCGGCCCGGTAAACTCGAGCGGGTTACCGAACTCCTGGCCGGCGCCGCCGTCAACATCCGCGCCATCACCATCGGCGACAACGGCGATTTCGGCGTGCTCAAACTCCTGGTGGACGATCCGGTCCGGGCCCGTGAAGCCCTGGCCGCGGGGGGGGTCGTCGCCGCCTTGAAAAATGTCGTGGCGGTCAGGGTCAGGGATTGCCCCGGGGGCCTTCTGGAAGTGGTCCGGGCCCTTCGCCGCTTGAAGATAAATCTCGAGGACGCGTACGGTTTCGTGGTCCGCGGGGGAGAGGAGGCGATTTTCGTTTTCCAGGTCGCCACCCCGGGACAGACCGCGCGCGCGCTCGAGGCGGAAGGCTTCGCTCTGCTGGAGGAGAGCGACCTTTACCGGCCATAACCCGCAAGGAGGGAGGAAGATGAAAAAAACAGCAACCGCAGCCCTGATTCTGGGAGCCTTGGCGCTCTCGGGCCGGGCCGTCGCCGGCGCGCTTGACGAGTACGTCGTCAAGTCCGATTGGTTCAGCATGGGCGGCGACGTCCGGGTCCGGCAGGTGGGTTTCAACAACATCATCACCTGGAACTCGGACAACAAAGCCGACCAGCAGAACTTTTTCCGGGTCCGCAGCCGCCTGTATTTTCAGGCGCTGCCCGGAGAAACCCTGAAGGCGTACGCCCGCTTCACCAACGAGTGGCGGGGGTACATCAAGCCCTCGAACAACGTGCATCCGCTCCGGGACGAGATCATTCTCGACAACGCCTATCTGGCCTTGACCGCTCCCGACCTGAACATGAGTCTGACCGTCGGGCGGCAGGACCTCGTCTACGGGGAAGGGTTCCTCATCCTCGACGGCACCACCCTGGACGGGTCCCGGACCATCTTCAGCGACGGGGGAAAACTCCGGATCGGCGTGAGGGAAGGAACCGACGTCGACCTGCTGGCCTTCTACAACACCGGGAAACAGTGGTTCGCCATCAACAAGAACGAAGATCCCCT is part of the bacterium genome and harbors:
- a CDS encoding phenylacetate--CoA ligase, with amino-acid sequence MFWSPEIESMDRARLGRLQLERLKRSVETAARSPFYSRAFADAGVKADDIRGLEDVRRLPFTTKQDLRDGYPAGMLACPRDKVVRMHASSGTTGQATVIYHTREDLDAWTDLVTRGLVMAGCTESDVFQNMMTYGLFTGGLGLHYGAERLGMMTIPIGGGNTHRQLQFFRDFGTTVIHITPSYALHVIDVIRDAGLSPDGFDLRVLIFGGEPYSESTRDKLEEAYGVTAFNCYGLSELNGPGVAFECRRSPGMHVWEDNFLVEVVNPETLEPVPFGEIGEVVLTNLNRTAMPLIRYRTRDLAALFEETGCPCGRGFRRLSRITGRTDDMLIIRGVNVFPSQIEHILMEAPEVGNNYEIVLSREDNLDRIKVRVEICAEAFHGDLSELRALRHRLQHALREEVMVNVEADLLEPGTLPPVIGKAKRVIDNRCL